In one Pseudomonas sp. 31-12 genomic region, the following are encoded:
- a CDS encoding OprD family porin, whose product MKQIFPTTGSVLSMAVVSGFSSGAMAAEGGFIEDTTATLQARNYYFSRDFSDIVGANQQSKAEEWAQGFILNVKSGYTQGPVGFGVDVIGLLGLKLDSSPDRVNTGLLPVKDDGRAANDYSRLEGALKVRFSKTELKVGELQPNLPVLAFSDIRLLPPSYQGASISSNEINGLTVQGGHLNSTSLRNEAGDEKMQAMLGHVPQRQVSSDGFNFAGADYAFNDKRSSVSAWFGQLEDIYNQRFLGFKHSEPLGKWTLGANLGYYDSREDGKKLLGNIDNQAFFSLLSAKRGGHTFYLGYQGMFGDSAFPRVFANISPLGNEVPTYEFAYTDERSWQARYDYDFAALGVPGLTSTVRYISGGNVDTGQGFEGKDRERDLDLGYVLQSGSLKGLGIRVRNVMARSNYRSDIDENRLILSYTWTLL is encoded by the coding sequence ATGAAACAGATTTTTCCAACAACCGGTTCGGTGTTGTCCATGGCGGTCGTCTCGGGTTTCTCCTCCGGTGCGATGGCGGCCGAGGGTGGCTTCATCGAAGACACTACGGCCACCTTGCAAGCGCGCAATTACTACTTCAGCCGGGACTTCTCCGACATCGTCGGGGCCAACCAGCAATCGAAGGCCGAAGAGTGGGCGCAGGGCTTCATCCTCAACGTCAAATCCGGTTATACCCAAGGCCCCGTCGGTTTTGGTGTGGATGTCATTGGCCTGCTCGGCCTCAAGCTCGACAGCAGCCCGGACCGGGTCAATACCGGTTTGCTGCCGGTAAAGGATGACGGGCGCGCGGCGAATGATTACAGCCGTCTGGAAGGCGCATTGAAGGTGCGCTTCTCCAAAACCGAACTGAAAGTGGGTGAGCTGCAACCGAACCTGCCGGTGCTGGCCTTCAGCGATATCCGTTTGCTGCCGCCCAGCTATCAGGGCGCAAGCATCAGCTCGAACGAAATCAATGGCCTGACGGTGCAAGGGGGACACTTGAACTCGACCAGCCTGCGTAACGAGGCTGGCGACGAAAAGATGCAAGCCATGCTCGGTCATGTGCCGCAGCGTCAGGTCAGCAGCGACGGCTTCAATTTTGCCGGCGCCGATTACGCCTTCAACGATAAACGCAGCTCGGTCAGCGCCTGGTTCGGGCAACTGGAAGATATCTACAACCAGCGTTTTCTCGGCTTCAAGCACAGCGAACCGTTGGGTAAATGGACCCTGGGCGCCAACCTAGGCTATTACGACTCGCGCGAAGACGGCAAAAAACTGCTGGGTAACATCGACAACCAGGCGTTCTTCTCCTTGCTGTCAGCCAAGCGCGGTGGGCACACGTTTTATCTCGGCTATCAGGGCATGTTCGGCGACAGCGCGTTCCCGAGGGTGTTTGCCAACATCTCACCGCTGGGCAACGAGGTGCCAACCTATGAATTCGCCTACACCGACGAGCGATCCTGGCAAGCGCGCTACGACTACGATTTTGCCGCGCTTGGCGTGCCTGGGCTGACCAGCACCGTGCGCTACATCAGCGGGGGCAATGTCGATACCGGGCAAGGGTTCGAGGGCAAGGACCGCGAGCGCGATCTCGATCTCGGCTATGTGTTGCAGAGCGGCAGCCTCAAAGGCCTCGGGATTCGCGTGCGCAACGTGATGGCGCGTTCCAACTACCGCAGCGATATCGACGAGAACCGTTTGATCCTCAGCTATACGTGGACGTTGCTATGA
- a CDS encoding benzoate/H(+) symporter BenE family transporter, producing the protein MRALVRDFSLSAAVAGFIATVISYAGPLVIIFQAAETAHLSREVLSSWVWAISIGSAVLGIGLSLRYRVPVIIAWSAPGSALLVALLPGISMPEAVGAYLVSSLIIFLIGVSGAFDRIISKLPAAIAAAMLAGILFSFGTGLFVSLQGKPLLVLAMFATYLICKRVMPRYAVLMVLLVGCSIAFLVGDLHREALVIGLATPVWITPAFSLSATLNIALPLVMVALTGQFVPGMAVLRASGYSTPASPIIASSALGTALLAPFGCHGLNLAAITAAICTGREAHEDPGKRYVAGVVGGLCYLVLGIFGATLVSLFSAFPKELIAALAGLALFAAIAGALAGAMAVPSDREAALVTFLTTASGMSLLGLSAAFWGLIFGMVTHLLLNARRPVPRRECATAEALQPVDQ; encoded by the coding sequence ATGAGAGCGTTAGTCCGGGATTTTTCCCTGTCTGCGGCAGTCGCCGGATTTATCGCCACGGTGATTTCCTACGCCGGGCCGCTGGTGATCATCTTTCAGGCTGCCGAGACGGCGCATCTCTCGCGAGAGGTGTTGTCGTCCTGGGTCTGGGCGATTTCCATCGGCAGTGCCGTGCTCGGTATCGGATTGAGCCTGCGTTACCGCGTCCCGGTGATCATCGCGTGGTCGGCGCCGGGTTCGGCGTTGCTGGTGGCGCTGTTACCGGGGATCTCCATGCCGGAGGCGGTGGGTGCTTATCTGGTCAGCAGCCTGATTATCTTTCTGATTGGGGTATCGGGGGCCTTTGACCGGATCATCAGCAAACTGCCCGCGGCCATTGCGGCAGCGATGCTGGCGGGGATTCTGTTCAGCTTCGGCACCGGTTTGTTCGTGTCGCTGCAGGGCAAGCCGTTGCTGGTGCTGGCGATGTTCGCCACGTACCTGATCTGCAAGCGGGTGATGCCGCGTTATGCGGTGTTGATGGTGCTGCTGGTGGGTTGTTCCATTGCCTTTCTCGTCGGTGATTTGCACCGCGAAGCGCTGGTGATCGGTTTGGCCACGCCGGTGTGGATCACGCCCGCGTTCAGCCTGAGCGCGACCCTGAATATCGCTTTGCCGCTGGTGATGGTGGCGCTGACCGGACAGTTTGTCCCCGGCATGGCGGTGCTGCGCGCCAGCGGTTACTCAACGCCGGCCAGCCCGATCATCGCCAGCAGTGCATTGGGTACAGCACTGCTGGCTCCGTTCGGTTGTCACGGGCTGAATCTGGCGGCGATCACCGCGGCGATTTGTACCGGGCGCGAGGCCCATGAAGATCCCGGCAAACGCTATGTGGCCGGGGTTGTCGGCGGGCTGTGTTACCTGGTGCTGGGGATCTTCGGCGCCACCCTGGTTTCTCTGTTTTCGGCCTTTCCCAAGGAACTGATCGCAGCCCTGGCCGGGCTGGCGCTGTTCGCCGCGATTGCCGGGGCATTGGCCGGCGCAATGGCCGTGCCGAGTGATCGCGAAGCTGCTTTGGTGACTTTTCTGACCACCGCGTCGGGCATGTCGTTGCTGGGGTTGTCCGCCGCTTTTTGGGGGCTGATTTTCGGCATGGTCACGCACTTGTTGTTAAACGCCCGTCGTCCCGTTCCTCGCCGCGAATGCGCTACGGCTGAAGCACTTCAACCTGTCGATCAATAA
- a CDS encoding aromatic acid/H+ symport family MFS transporter: MRKIDVHEVIDNARFNRFHWMVLFWCALIIIFDGYDLVIYGVVLPMLMKEWGLSPLQAGALGSYALFGMMFGALFFGPLSDKIGRKKAITICVMLFSGFTVLNGFARNPTEFGLCRFIAGLGIGGVMPNVVALMNEYAPKKIRSTLVAIMFSGYSVGGMLSAGLGIVLIPSFGWQSVFYVAVLPLLLLPLIMYFLPESVGFMLRQGRNAEARNILQRIDPAYVAQTGDLLHMSEVKGTGTPVLQLFREGRALRTLMLWLAFFCCLLMVYALSSWLPKLMANAGYSLGSSLSFLLVLNFGAIFGAVGGGVLGDKLNLPRVLAVFFAVAAVSITLLGFNSPMPLLYLLIAIAGATTIGSQILLYACAAQFYSMTIRSTGLGWASGIGRNGAIVGPLLGGALLGISLPLQLNFMAFALPGAVAAIAMTVFAISSRHSAKQALSGLRHGSIDGSVGDVS; this comes from the coding sequence ATGCGCAAGATTGACGTACATGAGGTTATCGACAACGCACGATTCAACCGCTTTCACTGGATGGTGCTGTTCTGGTGTGCCCTGATCATCATTTTCGACGGTTACGATCTGGTGATCTACGGCGTGGTGTTGCCGATGCTGATGAAAGAGTGGGGGCTCAGTCCCCTGCAAGCGGGCGCACTGGGCAGTTACGCACTGTTCGGCATGATGTTCGGTGCGCTGTTTTTCGGTCCGCTGTCGGACAAGATCGGCCGCAAGAAAGCCATCACGATCTGCGTGATGCTGTTCAGCGGGTTTACCGTGCTCAACGGTTTTGCCCGCAATCCCACCGAATTTGGCCTCTGCCGATTCATTGCCGGGCTCGGCATCGGCGGGGTGATGCCCAACGTCGTGGCGTTGATGAACGAATACGCGCCGAAGAAAATCCGCAGCACGCTGGTGGCGATCATGTTCAGCGGCTACTCGGTGGGCGGCATGCTCTCGGCGGGGCTCGGCATCGTGCTGATCCCGAGTTTTGGCTGGCAATCGGTGTTTTACGTGGCAGTGCTGCCGTTGCTGTTGTTGCCGCTGATCATGTACTTCCTGCCCGAGTCGGTGGGTTTCATGCTGCGTCAGGGGCGCAATGCAGAGGCTCGCAACATCCTGCAGCGGATTGACCCGGCTTACGTCGCGCAAACCGGCGATCTGTTGCACATGAGCGAAGTGAAGGGCACCGGCACGCCGGTGTTGCAACTGTTTCGCGAAGGTCGCGCGCTGCGCACGCTGATGTTGTGGCTGGCGTTTTTCTGCTGCCTGCTGATGGTCTACGCCTTGAGTTCATGGCTGCCGAAACTGATGGCCAATGCCGGTTACAGCCTGGGCTCGAGTCTGTCATTCCTGTTGGTGCTCAACTTCGGCGCCATTTTCGGCGCGGTCGGCGGCGGTGTGTTGGGGGACAAACTCAACCTGCCGCGGGTGTTGGCGGTGTTCTTCGCCGTGGCGGCCGTGTCGATCACCTTGCTGGGATTCAACAGCCCGATGCCGCTGTTGTACCTGCTGATCGCCATTGCCGGCGCCACCACCATTGGCTCGCAGATCCTGTTGTACGCCTGCGCCGCGCAGTTCTACTCCATGACCATTCGCTCTACCGGTTTGGGTTGGGCGTCGGGCATCGGGCGCAACGGTGCCATCGTCGGCCCGCTGCTGGGCGGTGCATTACTCGGGATCAGCCTGCCGCTGCAACTGAACTTCATGGCCTTTGCCTTGCCCGGGGCGGTGGCCGCGATTGCCATGACCGTGTTTGCCATCAGCAGTCGGCACAGCGCTAAACAAGCGCTGTCGGGCTTGCGCCACGGTTCGATCGACGGGTCTGTTGGCGACGTTTCATGA
- a CDS encoding FAD/FMN-containing dehydrogenase has translation MKYWPVLLLSLLPLWAQALQVGERLAPWTLLDQFDQADTLDNQTQTLLVARSMDAAKLVDAALQGQPKGYLEARHTIFVADIQRMPRLIAKMFAVPAMRDYSYRVMLDRDGRVAPRYPGAVDKVLWLQLRNGQLVGQSEYATAAQLHEALEKALP, from the coding sequence GTGAAATATTGGCCCGTGTTGTTGCTCAGTCTTCTGCCTCTTTGGGCGCAGGCGCTGCAGGTGGGTGAGCGGCTGGCGCCGTGGACCTTGCTTGATCAGTTCGATCAGGCCGATACGCTCGATAACCAGACGCAGACGCTGCTGGTAGCGCGCAGCATGGACGCCGCCAAACTGGTCGACGCCGCTCTGCAGGGCCAGCCCAAGGGCTACCTGGAGGCTCGGCACACCATATTTGTCGCGGACATCCAGCGCATGCCTCGATTGATCGCGAAAATGTTCGCGGTGCCGGCCATGCGCGATTATTCCTATCGAGTGATGCTTGACCGTGATGGTCGTGTGGCGCCGCGCTACCCCGGGGCCGTGGATAAAGTGCTGTGGCTGCAGCTCAGGAACGGTCAATTGGTGGGGCAGTCCGAATATGCCACGGCGGCGCAATTGCATGAGGCGCTGGAGAAGGCCCTGCCTTGA
- a CDS encoding DUF1780 domain-containing protein: MDDSDYLRLLTIAAEQANAFLSNARKWERERWVCQRLLQGLNIPYRADEFAPAGEPPDVLFRDASFEVFFVLDEGRRLNDEWRDELQRRRSAFSLSQLVRREAKPRRIPANEFLLRLAPTLRKKAHNYKERGMDLGELDIIAFASLKREVLDLNSHFPPPTEYLRQGWRSLSLVGPTFARVLFAHPDAPDFLRNNLGRSIVFDVGISL, encoded by the coding sequence ATGGATGACTCAGATTATTTACGCCTGCTGACCATCGCGGCCGAGCAAGCCAACGCGTTCCTGTCCAATGCCCGCAAATGGGAGCGTGAGCGTTGGGTCTGCCAGCGCCTGCTGCAAGGCCTGAACATTCCCTATCGCGCCGACGAGTTCGCCCCGGCCGGGGAGCCGCCGGACGTGCTGTTTCGTGACGCCAGTTTCGAGGTGTTCTTCGTGCTCGACGAGGGCCGGCGCCTCAATGACGAATGGCGCGATGAGCTGCAACGTCGGCGCAGCGCGTTTTCCTTGAGCCAGCTGGTGCGTCGCGAGGCCAAGCCCCGGCGCATCCCGGCCAATGAGTTTTTGCTGAGACTGGCGCCGACCTTGCGTAAAAAAGCACACAACTACAAAGAGCGCGGCATGGACCTGGGGGAACTGGACATCATCGCGTTCGCCAGCCTCAAGCGTGAAGTGCTGGACCTCAACAGCCATTTCCCGCCGCCCACCGAATACCTGCGTCAAGGCTGGCGTTCGCTGTCGCTGGTCGGTCCGACGTTCGCCCGTGTGCTGTTTGCCCACCCGGACGCCCCGGATTTCCTGCGTAACAACCTGGGTCGCAGCATCGTCTTCGACGTCGGGATCAGCCTGTGA
- a CDS encoding MOSC domain-containing protein, whose product MSPMQELIAEVPQTGRVRWIGVRPEPHVPMIELDAVEARLEAGLTGDRARPGVRNARQVTLIQWEHLAVISSLMGRPHDKPVLPNDLRRNLVISGINLFSLKGRRFRIGQAIFETTGWCQPCARLQNNLGPGTFQAVRGHGGITARVLQGGIIRLDDTVSVEPVPASGYAPFNVR is encoded by the coding sequence GTGAGCCCGATGCAGGAATTAATCGCCGAAGTCCCGCAAACCGGCCGCGTGCGCTGGATCGGCGTGCGCCCGGAACCCCATGTGCCGATGATCGAACTGGATGCCGTAGAGGCGCGACTTGAAGCCGGTTTGACCGGCGATCGAGCCCGCCCCGGTGTACGTAACGCGCGGCAGGTGACGTTGATTCAGTGGGAGCACCTGGCGGTGATCAGTTCGCTGATGGGCCGCCCGCACGATAAACCGGTATTGCCTAATGATTTGCGGCGCAACCTCGTTATCAGCGGTATCAACCTGTTCAGCCTCAAGGGTCGGCGCTTCCGCATCGGCCAGGCGATTTTCGAAACCACCGGCTGGTGCCAGCCGTGCGCACGCCTGCAAAACAACCTCGGCCCCGGGACGTTTCAGGCGGTGCGCGGACATGGCGGAATCACGGCCCGGGTGTTACAAGGTGGAATCATTCGCCTGGACGATACGGTGAGCGTCGAGCCTGTTCCAGCCAGCGGCTATGCTCCGTTCAACGTTCGTTGA
- a CDS encoding DUF3094 domain-containing protein translates to MTSRLNPDDQKHVEEYLQLSQHRVERRPFRPWMLLVVVLAVTIGLGLLSRFISYLTL, encoded by the coding sequence ATGACCAGCCGCCTGAACCCCGACGACCAGAAGCATGTCGAAGAGTACCTGCAACTGTCCCAGCACCGAGTCGAGCGCCGGCCCTTCCGGCCGTGGATGCTCCTGGTGGTGGTGTTGGCAGTGACCATTGGATTAGGCCTGTTGAGCCGATTTATCAGTTACCTGACGCTATGA